The sequence below is a genomic window from Strix uralensis isolate ZFMK-TIS-50842 chromosome 11, bStrUra1, whole genome shotgun sequence.
GTGGCCATCACCTCCATCACACACCTGGCCCGGGCACTGGGGACAAGGGACCTCATGTACTTGCTTTGTATCAGGTGTTGCggagcacccaaaaaccaccaGGCTGGGCAcacaagaccaaaaaaaccccagtcctAAATCGCTAAACCTCATTTTTGGGGCCGTAAGTCCCACTTTGAGGTTGAACCCATTGAGCACCtatttgtttttagaaaaaaaacacccccaaactcCTTCAAATCCATTTGAGCCGCCGCACCAGGAAAATGAGCTGGGTGAGGCCCCAGCGGGGACAGGGTGGCAGCAGGATGGCACCTTTCATCTGCCAGGTCACCCGCAAAAGCAAAGGCTCTGACAGCCCCGTAACACCAGGGCTTTGATGAAGCAGCTTCAACAGTTTAGCCAGAAACGTGGCCGAACAATGGACCACCCCAGGGTGCTAAATCTCCTGAAAAAATGAGGTGACACCACCCTAGTCCCCACTTTGCCAACACCGCCTCCGCTGTGGCTTTCAAGTTGGGCCATTTTCATGCGTTTTGCTGCGTGGGCCAGGCTAGCAGGGAGGATTTGGGTTACAGATGCtcaggggggaggaggaggaggagaaaggctcACCCCGTCCACCCCAGCAGGATGGAGCATCCGCTGTCCCCAGGTTGGCCCTGCCACCAGCTCGAGTGTCACATCGCACGGTCTCTGCTGCCATCTAGTGAAAAAACTTCCCCATCCCCTACACCCGGAGCATCCCTGGCCCTGGGTGTCCCCTAAAAGCCACGctggccccccccggccccagtCAGGGCTGCACCCCCAGCTTGGTATCCCCAAGCCTGCACGACGACAGGGCTGTCCCCCTGTAATCCACGTTCTGAGGACGCAGCCAGCGAAGGGGCACTGGGACAGCGCAGATTCTGGGGTACCCCGTTTTGGGGCTCgcagcctggcactgctgcaagGATGCTGGCAGCAGACAGCGACATGCTAGAAaatcctggttttattttcatttaaaagccgTTCCGAGCCCGGAGCGAGCAGCAAGCTCGCTTCTCCAGGGCACAGGGATTTGGCCCCATCAGCACTTGTAGTTCccaaaaaataggaaagaaaaacaaaaggaatcaCACAGGTATCACCTGCTGCCCCAGCGTGCTCCCAGGGGAGGCTGCAGGACAAATCCTGCAGGACAAATCCTGCAGCACTCGGCTCCGCACGGTGATGGGGTTAACACGAACCAGGGCACAGTCACGCTGCCATCCAGGAGGGTCACTGGTGCCAGCCGCGGGCTCCTTTCAGGACATCTTAACGAGGTGAGCGGTGCTAACGAAGCCTTGGTCCGGCACCGTTGCCAGATGCGGTCCCCAGCAAGGACACCTGGTCTGGGGGACCCTAAAGTGCTTTGcaggacacaaacacacacatgcacaccccaAGGTGGCCCTGTGCTCCaagagggaagggctgggggccgCTAAGGAGCCCAGCAGAACTGGGGGGGGCCCTGGATTGTACCCCCACCGTTGGGTGCTGGGATAGATGATGCCCCACAGGACCAGTGGCCcctttctcccagtccctgcagccccccaggttGGGGCCATTCCTctggccgcagccccgggggtaCCGAGACGGGGACGAACAGGCGGGTTCAGCCCAGAGCCGCTGCCGACttcacccagagcagcagcagcaactcgTGCACATTTTTTGGGGGTTCCCGGTGAGCCTAAGGTCatcttttcataagaaaaaccCAAGTCTGGAATAAAAACCGGCACCCATTTTAGCAGCAAGTCCTAAGGGGAAGTCCAACCGCTCGGCAGCCCCGAGCCATCGTCTGGTGCTACGGCGCAGCAGCATCCCGGGGAGAAAACAGGTTTCCAGTGGGACGGGGAGTTGGCACCGGTGGCCGTGAGCTGGCCAGGTAGTCCCACCGGGAACGGGTGCCAgtaggaagagagaagatagtTGGTCCCATTTTACTGGCCGAGGGAAAGCCGGGCCATGCGCAATAGCCACGGCCAGGAGGACGTCACACCGGGATCCGTACACAGGGTGCCACCGTCTCGGCCTCTGTCCTCAGCCAGCGCTGGGGTAACGGTCACCTGCAAGCAGAGAGTGGGGTGACAGGGCGAGTGGCCACAGAGGCAGCGTACCCCAGCCTGGTGCCCAGgcccccccgatgtccccaagcCAGGGGAACCCACGCCTGTCCATCCCTTGCTGATGCCAACAGTTGCATTAGCCCCAGGGCATAGCCCAGCTCCACTGAGATGCCCCAGTGCTTCCTGCAACTGGGGAACCAGCCCCAAACCTTTTGCCAAGGGCTGAAAGTCACAGGGACAGCAGACCTTACCCCGATGGCTCAAACCAGCAGTTGATGGGATCATCTACTGCATAGGGACGGCCCCTTGGAGTCTGCCCTCAAGCCATCCCAACGGCAGGCACAGGATAAGGGACAGAGCGTCCCTGGGACATGTCACGGAGCCATCGCTCTTTACACACATCCCTCAGGTCCTTCACTCACGGTGTGACCCACCAGCAAAAGTGTCCCCAAGGGTCCCTCACCTCCTGTGCCCACGGGAGAGGTAGTCCCGGttcagagagcagagctgctgctccagacGGAAGATGCGAAACGCCAGGTACGACGAGGACACGACCAGGAGGCAGATGCTGGAAGCAGAGGAACAAGCACAAGCGTGGTTGAGACGGACGTTCCTGGCGTACCCCTGGCCTCCCCACACCGCGGCCACCCTCGGCACACTTACAGTACAATGAAGATCTTCAGGAGCTGGTAGTCGGAGGGTCTCAGCTCCGCCACGCAGCTCTGCTccacctccagctcctcctcagtGTTTATTGCACTTTCTGAAATGCAAGCCCAAAGTCAGCAGCACGGCAACACTGGGCAGATTCTTGTGCTCCTCTGGCAACTAGGAGCCTTCAAGCATCATATATTCCTCCCTCGTGGGCTAATGCTGCCTGCACGGTGTTACAGGCACACGCTGAGGGCTCAGACCCCGCAGCCAGGagaccccatcccatccccaggACCCCATCACCAACTCCCAGCCTCAACCCTGCTCGTCTGCAAGGCAGAAATCCCCTCCACGAGTGGACAAGGGATGAACATGTATTTACAGAGGTTTACACCCAGCACCACGTGCAGGTCAGGGCATAAACCCATGTCGCTGGGTCGGACGCAGCCCTCACCCGAAACCAGGGGCTCCTCAGAGGTGAAGGAGCTCTCCTTGGCATTCAGGCTGCTGACAGAGGTCCGGTGGATGCACTGGTAGTCGGTGTCTGGCAGTGACAGTGACAGCGAGGCAGGTGACACCTTCCTCCACTTGCCCTCGGGGACGATCACCTCCTGCAGGAACAGCCCTGGGTGAGCGGTGCCACCAGCAGCGGTTTCTCCCATGAAACCAGCAGTGCCGAGGACACGGTGGGGCCAGATTCAGCCTTGAATCCTACGGCATCTCCATCGAGCACCAGCACAGCCAAAACATCATCCTCAGGGGGTGCTGGTCCTCCACGATGACCCCGTGGGGACACCAGTTCCTACTGCCATAGGAAGGACCTGCCCATGAGAGGGTATCCTCTACCTGAGTGCCCCCAGGACTGGAGCTGCTGAAGGGCCACATCCCTCAGAAGCACCACGAGATGCTGCCAGCCTGGATCGCTCCTGATCCAGCCCTTGAAAAGTGCCTTCAACCCCTGCCATGCCACCAGACCATGGGGGACATCCCACTTGTCACCTCCTGGTCCAGTGTGCATGGCCACTGGCCCACAAGGGCCACCCCAATTGTCACCTCCTGCACCCAACCTGATGACAGGGCCACCAGCCCACAGAGGACACCCTGCTCAGTGTCCCCGTACAGCCCAGCACGGCCACACACCAACGGCTTCGTGATGGAGCCGAGACAGGGATGGGCATGTTTCAGAGAGGACACATCCTGCCGCTGGGGACACAGCCACTGCGGGCAGAGCCAAGCCCTGCCGTGCTCCAAAGGTGGCAGGAATCAGCCCCTCGTGCCCCCTCGGTCACACACGGTTCAGCAGGCTATTCCCTCTCCAACCTCCCGGCTACGAGCCGTCCCACTCATCCCACAGGTTTCTGGATAATTCAACCACATTTCCAGCCCATTATCCATGTTCACGGCTACAAACAGCATCAGCTGGTGGGCGCAGAGCTCTGAAGTTTTTCCACCTATAAATGGACCCCCAAGACCAACTGGCCGAGCCATCAGCTTGTGCTCAGCCCCAGATTTTCCAAATCATCCTCTTGACCCGTCCATTTCTGCCAAGTCAGGGTATGAGGATCCCAGAGGACGAGCTAGGAAGGGGACGGCCGCATCCTCACGCAACCTTTGTTGGCAGCAAGGGGAAAGGACCGACTGCGCCCTGCCAGCGGCTGCCGGCCAAACCTCAGCACACCGGGAAGGCATTAAACACCCCGAGGGGAACAGGCGGACGCTCTCCTGCCCGCAGCGTGAGTTCACGAGGGTCCTTCCCTCTCCCAGAGCTGCCCTGACCCTCACCAGCGACACGGCGTCAGGCTCCTCTGTCAGCTCCTTCAAACTCAAGCTCTTCTTACTGGAAACctggaggggagaaagaaatggGTGTTATAGTGCCACCTCTCCCTGCTTCAACCTGAGccagaaaatttcattttgacttttctgATGAGTCTACAAAGAGCAGCTGCTTAAAACTTGCAAGCACAGGGATCTTGGGGACGAAGAACAGCATCTGGCCGAGGATGGGGCACTGCATCACTGCTTCCCATCACCAAAAACCTTACAGGGCCATGGCTGAGCCGAGGGCTCCTGTGCCAGCCTCAGCTCCTGGCAGAAGGGATAAACCATCAGGGGGGGAAATAAAGGGAATAtctgggcagagcccagcacgTTTCAAAGAATAAATTCCACAGTTTAGCAATGGGACTGAGTCACCCAAATTGCCGTCCCAGTACAGCTGGCAGACACCCTTCTGGGTGGGGAAGGGCTTCGGCACCACTTCCCACGTGCTTCAAAGGCAGGGAGAAGAAGAGGTCCCCACAATCCTCCTCTCCAGCTCAAGGGCTGATGGATGTCTTCCCCACTTAAGACTTTATAGTTCAAATGTTTTTTTGACTTTGTACCATTTTTCCTCCCCCTAAAACTTGAGATCTGGGGAAAAGGCAGCAATCTGCAGAGTGGCAGAACTAGTATTACTACCAGATTATAAATAATTCATATACACGCCCTGGGAGAGAGCAGAAACTCCGGGCTCTGCTTCCGTCATCCATGTCCCAGAAAAGGCCAGCAGTGGCTCCCGGGGACAGGACATGCCCAGGGCACGGCTCCTGCCCTTCTTCCCATCCCTTGCTGCGGAGCGAGGAtgctgggaagaggcagcaggGCACCAGGGAGGGCTTGGGGAACAGTCCAAAGCCTTCGAGGCGGTGAAGAGCTCTGCTCCCCGAAACGCAGCCCGGGGGGTGAGCGCAGAGCCCTGCGGCCATCAAAACGCCATCTGACGCGGGGTGGAGGGTACCTGCAGGTGTGTGCAGACTCTCCTCAGGACATCGTAGACGCTGTCGCGGGAGATGAGGGACACGAAGATGTACTGTGAGAGAACGAGAGAAGCTGCTGGGAGAGGCTCCCCCCCATCCCGAGTGCAGTTCTccacaggcaggggacaggcagagaCGTCCTGCCCTTGAATCTCCCCTCCTTCGGGCGGGCACCACATCCCCCGCTGCAGGCATCTCCCTGCAGAGTTTCCCTGCTGTTATTTTTGCAGCCTGCTAACACCTGGACCTGGATTTTTTTGGGGCGTTTTGCTCAGCTGTTGTTCCCACGAGGCCTCCTGTGCTCAGCCCAGAGGGATGCAGCAGCAAACGGGGCCGGGagcaacagaaaacatccccaCGGATCGGGGCAGCGCTCGCCTTGCCCGATGCAGAGCCTACGCGACGCACAGAGCCACCAGATCGCTTCGAACGCCCGAATCCCGCCTTGTGCCACCCCCTCCCAAAATCCCGCAGGAATAACCCCCTCCCAGGCAAGGCAcgctgctgccagcagccccccgggCAGGCGAGGACTCAGACGCACCGAGCAGGACTACGTCGGCTCACTGCGGCCGACAACGTGATTTAAAAGCTGGAAATTCAGCCCCTTAACCAAGTTTTGTGCCAGCTTGGGTTGAACACTGGCCCAAACCCTTCCCCTGCTTGCGTTAAAGGAGTTTAAAGGTTTTATTTGAGCCTGGCAGGGATTTGTCAGGCTCGGCCGAATTTCACTTGGGCTTTGCTTCACCCAGAAACAAAGTGaaattcagaaagcaaagcaaagccgCGGTGTTTGCCCcggctggctgccagcacagggagcAGTGCTCGCCTCCCAGCCGGCCCACCCTTTCAGCCAGGGATAGGAATCGCTTCGTTCCCTGCTCTCAAACCGCCGGCGTTACCTTTCTGCTGGCGTTGGTGGTGATGGCCAAGCCGTTGGGCAGCAGCCGAGCGGTCTTGTGCTTTTTTATCAGCTGTACGGAGACCACCGGGATGACAACCTGGAGGGCAAAAAGACACGGGGACGGGCAGGGACGGGCACAGCACGAGCTCAGGGAGCTTCTTTTGCAAGGCAGAGATTTAACACGCATCGTAATTATGCCCCAAGCAGGGCAGTGACGCGGGATTCAGCACTTCCCAGAGACAGCTTGGCTTTTATTAAAGGCCACGGCACCCCCCCACCATTAATCTTAACTCAGAGGTGGTTTCTACTTAATCAAAACAGCGAGGACACAGGGAAAACACCGTCCAGTGAGTCTCTCTAAGACCCATCACAAGAGCCCCCCTGCAAGCTCGGGGAGTGCTAAAAATAAGGCAGGATGTAATTTATGGCAGGATAACTTCATTGAAACCCTGTATTTCCATCAGACATTTGTTTAAAGTGGCTGATATAAATAATTCAGTTCTTCAGCCCAGTTTTAAAGGAAGTTGTCTCTCCCCGAGATCCCCATCAGCCCCAAGACTAACGGGGAAACATCAGATTGTAAATCAAGAAGAAAAGCCAAGAGAGATTCAAATCTgcaccacccccaccaccccccccccagccctttgATCTTCCTCCAAACGCTGTTGCAGCTTGTAGGAGGTTTTGCATCAGGGAATTTTAAACCAAACCAATATTTGGTTTCCCCAGGCAGATGCTGCAGGTGATGAGAGGGGAAAGCACAGCTGTGCTCCCCTTCGCATCGGAGGCTTTTGACAGCGATTTTGGTGGTATTTGGGTGCGGGAGGGGTTAAGCCTGGGCTACAACCGGGGTGAGCTGGCCCCCGTTACCTTGATGTCCTTCCCGAAAAGGTTTGCGTAGAAGCAGAGCCAGTTGGGGGAGATGTAAAGCCTTCCCTGGATGAGGATGTCTCTCTGGAGCGCGCAGGAGCAAACTGCAACGCAGAGAGAGGGGCATGGCAGACCGCGTGCCAGATCCTGCCGCCCCCGTGCCCATCCCTTGCCATGCCACCCACCTTTCAGCACGCTCTCCTCCGTCGGGATGTCCTTGAACAGCTTGTGGTACTGGGAGTTGTACTTGCTAGCGGCCTGAAAATAAGCAGAGTAAAGTTATCCAGTGACCTTGCTGATAAAGAGAccccaaaaaaaataaaaaaaaccaaaccaccctcCTGCAAAAAAATCTTCCTCTCTCCGCACCCGGGACGGGCGCAGGGGGGTCCCACCGGGCTGGGGACAGTGGAGACGAAGGGCTAGAGGAGGGTCGGACGATCCAGCAGCCAGCAAACGCTGTGCCATCCTCCCAAACAAACATTTCTCCCAATATCTAAGGAGGCTGCTGAGCCTCTGCGAGGAGCCGGTTTTCTTCCGGGCTCGTCCGCAGGCAATTTATTTTGCCCAGCggtttctctcctcctcctcaagcTCTTCCCTTATTCGGGGCACGGTGACAACACTTGCTTTGCACCCATCGCGCCGCGCCATCCAGCTATTTATATTCCCGGTGCCTCTTCAAAGCCTGCCAGCAGCCACGGAGGAAGGCTCAGCAGGTTCGCCTTTAAATAATTCTGTATATAAGTTAAAGGCTCCGAAGCAGGTCAGCGCTTTGCATTAAATCTGCTCAATTAGTCCTGTAAGGCAGCGCAGGCAGATTTGTGCCCCCTGCCCCGGAGAAGGCAGCGCCCCGGACCTCGGGGTGCTCCCCAGGGACGCGGCTGTCCCTGTGGTGGTGACGGCTGCCCCCCGAAATCCAAGGGACGAGATGCTTCGCCAGGATGCGGAGAGGTCCAGCACAGCTCGAAGGGCCCCGGGGCAGCGAGGCTGGTttgcaggcagcactgcagcagagCCCTCCTGCCCGCAGTGACAAGGTCACCTTTGCTCCATGCACCTTGTCACCGGATGAGCTGGGCCCTAAGAGGATCAAGGCTCAGCATCACCTGGGGTTGGCTTAGACACCTCCCGGAGAGATGCCGGGATGCTGGCGGGTGTCGGTGGGAGCGTTTCAGGGGAACACAGGGAGatatggggggacacagaggggattGTGGCATCGCCTCCAAGCCACCTCCGGGCTGTCTTGGCCTGCAGGTCAATAAACACCCCCTGGTCCCAGTACAAACCTGTTGCCATCTAGTAACCCCCCCCCAGACGCCTCTGAATAATCAGCAAAATGGTTTTTTCCTCTATCTTTTTCATGGAGAAAGGCAAAATGccttctccctctgctccttcctcttccaaaACATCTCTTATTTGTAGATGGACCCAAAAGCTCTACTTTGGGCACGATTTGAAGAACCAGAAAGGTGCAAACGGATGGGAACTGAGCTGCCTGCAGTCAAGATTTCCACTTTCTCCTTTGCTCTGGATGGAAAATCCCAAAAAAGCGTTTGCAAGGTGGATCACGGGCCACACAAAACTGTCATCAGGTCCCCTGAAAATACAGGCAGGGGCCTGTGCCCTACACCAGGAGCGGCTGCAGCTTCGCCTCCGGCTCCCACAGCCCACATTTGAGACCCCAGGCAGGCTCCTCTGTGGCAAACGGCCAAAGTCAGGCTACAACAAACCAGCCCATTTGCTCATGAAGCCGAAGACTTACCACTTCCCGGTGGCATTTCTTGATGTCTTCATCCTTCAGGGCTTCATTCAAGTGGAGgctggaaggaaaaataataataatcaggtAAGTGAAGAGCCCCAGGTCTCTCACCTGCTGCCCAAAACACGTGCTGCAAGAAGAGACACGGGCAAGACACGGAGGACAGAAGAGAGACCCCAGGAAGCCACATTTCAGATGTCTCGGTGATTTATCACAGCATCGAGCGTTGCTGATGTTAAAGAACGACTGCTGAAGGCTGATCTCTGGCATCGGGCTGACGGCGAGCCGACGGAGGCACCAGCACCGGGGTGCCTGTGCCCAAAACACACCCCAGTGTGGGGGGGAaggagcccagagctgcccccGGTAGCAGCCTGGGACACGTTAGGAGCTGGCGATGGGCAGCTTTGGCCAGATCAAGGTTTCTCCAGGGAAAGCACAAATGGGAATTTGGGAACGCACCCGGGTGGGAGGACGGACTCGACTCTGGCCGTGCCAGGGGCATCCGTCACACAGATGAAGGGAGAAACCACAGACAGTTAAATCCTCCCAACAGCCTCAGCAGTAGGAACACCGGTCCCCTTCCCCaaacccctctcccctccctgcttttACAGACCCAATATTTGAGGGGGAAAACAAAGAGAGGACCCTCTGTGCCCACCCGTAGCTGGTGGGTTGCATTCGGGGGCTCGgaggcagcagggatgctgcaggaggtcacaacaggaggaaaaaagagcaaatactCCACCGTAGATCCCGGGACGCTGCCCCTCACCTGCCATCGAGGGAATCCAAACTCTTTTCCTTGTGGGATGCCTCCAGTTTCTCACGGCTGTGCATGGGCTCGGGGCTCTTCAGGGGAGCTGCTTTTTCATGCATCGGCTTGGTGCTGCAAGGAGAAGCCTGTTAGCCCCCGAGGGGAAGGCAAAGAAGGGAGAGACACGTTTTAGAGCCTTAAATCTGTTCCCTTCAATCCCAGTCTGCACAGAGACGTTAGTATTTCTGCCGCTCAAGGACAGCTAGAATATTTCTGCTACTTCTCaagtcacatggaaaaaaaaaaaaagggcatttctTGCCAGGAACTCCCTGGTGCTCGCAACCAAGTGGCCAAGGAGCGGCAgctccctccccgctgcctcAGATAACACCCTCCAAAGTGGAGCCTCTCCTCCTCAAAAGATGGAAGTTGGGATGGGAAAAATCGCAGGTCTACGAAACTCCCTGGGGCGATGCAGATTTCAGCCAGCGAGGGCCAGGGTCTGCTCCTCCAGGTCAGCAAAACACCATCTTCCCAGGGCAGAGCCCTGGCTGAGGGCACCACCTCCCTCCTTCAATCACTCCCCTCTCGTTAAAGCCTGTTATTTACTATCATGAGTTTTATCAGAGGCGCTTATCGGCCGCCACAGGTAAAGTAAACACGCTCCCAGTACCACGCAGGGAAGGTTATCACCCAACAGGCCAGAAAGGTGACGCTCCCGCCCTCAGCAAACCACAACCGGAGATTGATGTGCCGCGGTGCTTCTGGCACCGAGAGCCAAAGCGGGGCGCGATCCCACGCCGGAGCAGCAATCCGGGGGCTCCGCCGGCACGGCAGAGCCAGCAAACAGCCACCGGCCCGACGGGGAGGAAATGACTGCGGGGAAAGGAGCCCTGCTGAATGGGCAGGGGATGATGGCAGAGCAGGTGGGCGACAGGCAGGACGGCAGCGGGCAGGATGAGCGCCCGCAGGCAGGATGAGCGCGGAGCTGGAGCGCATCCCAGTGCCCGCAGGGATGATGCTGTGGCAGTGCGGCAGAGCCCAGGCGGAGAAGCCATATCCAACTGCTTCCTACGTACAGACAGGGGCTCTTTTACTGCCAGTACTTCCCTAGACacaccctgctcctgctctgagGGGCTCATCCGAAGGGAAACCCATTGAAATAATCCCCCACAGACTCAGGGAGAGCCAGGACAGGGCTGCCACACTCCCACAGCCGGCCCCAAACAGCTTGAGAGTCAAAACCGCGTGAGCCCGTGTCCCCGCAGCCTCAGGAGTCCAAATGAAACTGCCCCGATGCAATGGGGCAGGGCTGAATCCTGGCCAGAGGCACAGGGGATGCTCCCCAAAGATGCAGCATGTACGTGGGGCTGCAGGAAAACCAAACACGAGTCACCTGTGCCGTGCGGTTAGGACGAGGCCGGGAACCAGCTCCTGGATCCCCGCTGCTGGCGTTTGCAAAGTAAACGAGCTGCTTGCATGGCCCCAAAGCCCGAGCATTGCGGGGACGGGATCAACACACccaggttgtggggttttttttagaagcTCAGGTTAAAGGATGTATCTGGAAACAAAGGGAGACTCTACCGACAAGAAGCACCAAAATAACATCCCTTGGCATTGCACCAAAAGGCTTTTTCCCTGCCTGATTCCCTGTACACCCCGTGCCACAAACACCCTCTGCCAGGCGATGCCATGCTGCCCTGAAGCTGAAACTCGTGCTGGAAAAGGGGCTCTGACCCACTCTGGAGCCTCCCCCTCCAGAGCTCAGCCCGCTCCAGCTTCCCCCACGTCATCCCTTAAATCCCCAAGCAGTTGCACCACTTAATCCGGGTGAGCGGATTTAGCCCTAACTGGGGCTGACGCCAAGGGGCACCGCGcaagggacagggagaggcacCCCCTGCTTGGGGCGAGGGCATCGAGAAAGCCCCCCCGAGGTCACCAAACACACAGAAATCCCCTAAAACAAGAAGAGACAGAGGCTGGAGAGCACTTGGAAATGCTGCTTGGTCCTGTCCTGCTTTTCCCCCTCTTATGGTTCCCACCAGGGGCACGTCCCGGGTCAGATGGTTCCCAGACACAGCGCTGGCACCAGGCTGCTCCGGGGAGGGTCTGGGGGCTGCGAAGAGCATCCTCAGCCCCAACAGACATCGCAGCAGCTGCCTCATCTCCCCTCTCCAGAACTGGCTCTGTCCTGGTTCCCAGACGTGGCAGGGATGGAGATACAGGGTTCGGGATGAGGTTGGGCTCCAGGCGCAGCTAACAGAGAGGTTTCCTTGCCAAGAGCCACTTCCAGCACCGGCAACAGGGAGGAAAACACTTTCTAGCAGCTCATGCCATCACCCTCCTCAAGGACTGTCTTTAGCAGGAAGCTGCTCCGGCAAGAAAATCACCAACCTGAGTGTCCCAAGCTACAAGCAGAACAAGAACAGTCGGAGCATGGAGCCCTGAGAggaggcagcgcaggcaggtgcAGGAGTTCCCAGCAAAAGGAGAACTTTGCTGTCGACCTGCCGGACCCACCGTACCGAGGCGGAcaccccttccctgcccaccGCTCCGAGATCCCCGGTTTGCCTCCTGGGCCATGGCTGTGCCAGGCAAAGCCTGTTGCTTCTCCCTCCCCGCGGCTCGGGATCTCCCTTCCCTTACGCAGCACTGGGATCTGGCCTGGAAGCCGTCCGGTCCGGCGGGAGCCCCTCCGACAGCGCTTGATTTTCACCGGATCCTTTCCTTGCTGCTGGCACAAGCGAGAGGGAAGCTCACGGCGGAAGCAGGAGAGAGCGAGCCAGGGATTTCGTctcccgaaaaaaaaaaaaaaaaaaaaaaacaacaaaacgaGGATCAGAGCCGGAGGGAGGCACTTGCAGCTGGGCTGCCTCGGCCCGAGCGAGCCCGGGCGGGATCCGGCGAGCTGCCCTTGTTCCCGGCTTTCAAGGTCATTTCAATCCCGTGTGTTGGCTGCTGGAGCGGAGCCACCGCCGAGGATGCTGGAGGGGAACGGCCGGTGCCGAGCGGCGCTGTCAGGAGAGAAGCAGGAGGTCAGGGAGAGGAGGGACAGACCGAGCCctgcgtgtccccccccgggTCCCCGCGCCGCGGGCGGCCTCCCTCGATGCCCCCCCCGGGGTCCCTCCCGCGCCGGGAGCCGCCTGTCCCCGGGGCCACCCGCCCGGCCGACGGGAGAGCCGAGGCCTCGCTCCCAGCAGGTCCCGGGCTCGCTCCCAGCACCCGCGATACTGGTTCTCACTGGGAGCCGCTCTCAGAGCCCCGCGCCACGGAGGGAGCCCGGCCTCGCTCCCCTCACGGCGCCGGTGGGACAATGACGTGCCGGGAGAGCTCGGCCGCCGCCCAGCACCGAGCCACGCCGGGGGCCGCGGCGAGGAGCGGCCGGGACAGCCCCCGGGGCCGGTCCGCAGCCTCCGCTCGGGCTCGGAGCCCGCCTCTCCCCTCCCGCTCAGCACTGGCGGCTcccgggccgggcagcggcgggacCCCCCGCGCCGGTCCGTCCCCTCAGCGGGGGCGGGAAAAAAACCCCTCGGTGTTTCCGCGCTCCCCTCAGAGCGCGACGCCGCCGCCGGCGCTCGGCCAGGGCCAGGCCGAAGGCCGGCACCGGGCTCCCCGGCGGCCACAGGGCCGCGCCCCGCGGCTGCCGGCcgacccccgggacccccgcggcccccgcagcgccgcccccccccgctcgCCCCGTACctgcgcggcggccccgcgctgcccggcgCCGTCATGCCCCGCGCGCCCAACCTCCTCGCGGCGGCCCGGCGCCCGCCCATTGGCCACCCGCCGCTACGCCCCGCCCCCAGCGCGCGCCCCCATTGGTCGGTaccgcccgccgccgctgccccgcccaCCAGCGGAGGGGGCGGAGCTTAGCCG
It includes:
- the GRAMD2A gene encoding GRAM domain-containing protein 2A isoform X2; amino-acid sequence: MHEKAAPLKSPEPMHSREKLEASHKEKSLDSLDGSLHLNEALKDEDIKKCHREVAASKYNSQYHKLFKDIPTEESVLKVCSCALQRDILIQGRLYISPNWLCFYANLFGKDIKVVIPVVSVQLIKKHKTARLLPNGLAITTNASRKYIFVSLISRDSVYDVLRRVCTHLQVSSKKSLSLKELTEEPDAVSLEVIVPEGKWRKVSPASLSLSLPDTDYQCIHRTSVSSLNAKESSFTSEEPLVSESAINTEEELEVEQSCVAELRPSDYQLLKIFIVLICLLVVSSSYLAFRIFRLEQQLCSLNRDYLSRGHRR
- the GRAMD2A gene encoding GRAM domain-containing protein 2A isoform X3 yields the protein MAQRLLAAGSSDPPLALRLHCPQPGGTPLRPSRAASKYNSQYHKLFKDIPTEESVLKVCSCALQRDILIQGRLYISPNWLCFYANLFGKDIKVVIPVVSVQLIKKHKTARLLPNGLAITTNASRKYIFVSLISRDSVYDVLRRVCTHLQVSSKKSLSLKELTEEPDAVSLEVIVPEGKWRKVSPASLSLSLPDTDYQCIHRTSVSSLNAKESSFTSEEPLVSESAINTEEELEVEQSCVAELRPSDYQLLKIFIVLICLLVVSSSYLAFRIFRLEQQLCSLNRDYLSRGHRR
- the GRAMD2A gene encoding GRAM domain-containing protein 2A isoform X1 — protein: MHEKAAPLKSPEPMHSREKLEASHKEKSLDSLDGSLHLNEALKDEDIKKCHREVAASKYNSQYHKLFKDIPTEESVLKVCSCALQRDILIQGRLYISPNWLCFYANLFGKDIKVVIPVVSVQLIKKHKTARLLPNGLAITTNASRKYIFVSLISRDSVYDVLRRVCTHLQVSSKKSLSLKELTEEPDAVSLEVIVPEGKWRKVSPASLSLSLPDTDYQCIHRTSVSSLNAKESSFTSEEPLVSESAINTEEELEVEQSCVAELRPSDYQLLKIFIVLICLLVVSSSYLAFRIFRLEQQLCSLNRDYLSRGHRR